In the genome of Raphanus sativus cultivar WK10039 chromosome 4, ASM80110v3, whole genome shotgun sequence, one region contains:
- the LOC108849697 gene encoding uncharacterized protein LOC108849697 has product KKKKSFPIPFVDEAERKKRARSETPGSTTNPRNKYSDNPPDFASLASLYPSFKPFVSFSSASSSRPRIDWTDYNATRELTRVLLLHDHSLTWWIPDGQLCPTVPNRSNYIHWINDLLSSPHILPTSSSSSIVKGFDIGTGANCIYPLLGASLFGWSFVGSDVTDVALEWAEKNVRSNPHVSDLIEIRDSREEILVGVVKESETFDFCMCNPPFFETFEEAGLNPKTSCGGTREEMVCDGGEQAFVTRIIQDSAVLKQRFKWYTSMLGKKANLKLLISKLWGVGVTVVKTTEFVQGQTSRWGLAWSFIPPDRKIVAVRTPHVSSKNSLLSFMLEGIKREYSAADVLQSVEGFFKSCGASSKLNSSTFSVDIVASSDQCNTITNRDSSVRSQTLDDGSSLQLPPQDDLSFRILVFQQMPGTLLIKGSLQHKDSPLSGLFSVVFGSLEESLKSKFCR; this is encoded by the exons aaaaaaaaaaaaagctttccAATTCCCTTTGTCGATGAGGCGGAACGGAAGAAGAGAGCAAGGTCCGAGACACCCGGCTCCACCACCAACCCCAGGAACAAATACTCAGACAACCCACCCGATTTCGCCTCCCTCGCCTCCCTCTACCCTTCCTTCAAACCCTTCGTCTCCTtctcctccgcctcctcctctcGCCCCCGCATCGACTGGACCGACTACAACGCCACACGAGAGCTCACACGCGTCCTCCTCCTCCACGACCACTCCCTCACCTGGTGGATCCCCGACGGACAGCTCTGCCCGACCGTCCCCAACAGATCCAACTACATCCACTGGATCAACGACCTCCTCTCCTCCCCTCACATCCTCCCaacttcctcctcctcctccatagTAAAGGGCTTTGACATTGGTACTGGCGCCAACTGCATTTACCCTCTCCTCGGCGCTTCCCTTTTCGGTTGGAGTTTTGTCGGATCGGATGTTACTGACGTGGCACTAGAGTGGGCTGAGAAGAATGTTCGTAGCAATCCCCACGTTTCGGACCTCATCGAGATCAGAGACTCTCGTGAAGAAATACTCGTAGGCGTTGTAAAGGAATCGGAAACGTTCGACTTCTGTATGTGCAATCCTCCCTTTTTCGAAACATTCGAGGAAGCTGGACTTAACCCTAAAACCTCGTGCGGTGGAACTCGTGAGGAGATGGTTTGCGACGGTGGGGAGCAAGCTTTCGTCACGCGCATTATACAAGATAGTGCTGTCCTCAAGCAAAGATTCAA GTGGTACACTTCAATGCTTGGAAAGAAGGCTAACCTGAAGCTCTTGATATCAAAGCTTTGGGGAGTTGGCGTTACTGTTGTTAAGACCACTGAGTTTGTTCAAGGACAAACATCCCGTTGGGGCCTCGCTTGGTCTTTCATTCCCCCGGATAGGAAGATTGTAGCAGTACGAACTCCTCATGTATCCTCCAAGAACAGTCTTCTTTCTTTTATGCTTGAGGGCATTAAACGGGAGTACAGTGCTGCGGATGTGCTGCAATCAGTTGAAGGATTCTTCAAGAGCTGTGGCGCGTCGTCCAAATTAAACTCTTCTACCTTTTCTGTTGAC ATTGTTGCGTCCAGTGACCAGTGCAACACAATAACCAATAGGGATAGTAGTGTGAGAAGCCAGACACTGGATGATGGCTCCAGTTTGCAACTCCCTCCTCAAGATGACCTATCTTTCCGCatcttg GTGTTCCAGCAGATGCCAGGAACGTTGCTTATAAAAGGATCATTGCAGCATAAAGATAGTCCTCTCTCAG GGTTGTTCTCTGTTGTTTTTGGTTCGTTGGAGGAAAGTTTGAAGTCCAAATTTTGTCGGTGA